In Gimesia panareensis, the genomic window ACTGGGGGGGCCTGTCTGGCTGCACCTATTCCGAAGGGGTCAGCTGGGGCAAGTTCCTCTCCCCCCAGGATGGCGGCCGCTTCGCAGAAGTCTATTCCGATGCCACCGTCGTACTCCCACTGCTGATGAAAGCCGTCTTCGAAAAACTGGATTCACAGACTTAGTCGCAGATTTCTTGCCCTGAAGCACACCGAATCTGACTCAGTTCAAATCACGGGGCTCACGCGGATCCTGTTTCAGATACCGGGAAATTCCCCGGCCCAGCTGTCGGCCTACTGTCATATACCCCCGCGGGTTACTGTGGGGTGTATTCCAGCAGGTCTCCAGCGTAATCCCGACGACGTGCTCGCGGGTCGCACTCCGAACCCAGTTACTGGAGATCTCTTTCCAGCGTTTGTCGTACTTTGGACCAGTCGAGGGCGTGCTCCGATCCAGCCTCAAAGGCTTCTGCATCTCCTCGCGGCAGACAGCGATAAATGCATCCTGCAGCGCTTTGCGTCGATTCGTATTCAGCTCGGGAGGGGCAATATAAAAGAAGGGTTGCTTCGAGTTCGCGCCCGGATTATGCAGATCCACAAACATCACCAGCCGATTCTGATCATCGAACTGCTTCAGTGATTTCATCGCCGCCTGAACCGCGTTCCAGCGAGGCGTCTCCGACCAGTCCCGGTTATGATCGTGGGGCACCTGGTTCTTACCGCCATTCCCGGTCGCCACGTTGTCGATGTCCATGATCGGAACATAGTAAATATCGGCCTTTTCCCGCAGAGCCACCGCCAGGGGATCATCGCTCACCGCCCATTCAATAAAACCGCGACCGACCCAGCTCCCTCCCGATTCCCACGCATGCTGGCGAGCCTGGACCCAGATCACCATGCGGTCCTCTGCGTTCGCATCCGTCTGGCTCACCACCAGGGCAGGCACGCTGCGACCAGCGCGGGTTTTACACAATTCAAATGCGGTCACGTCCTCGTGTTCTCGGCTCAACTGATCGACCAGTGTCTGAGCATCCGCGGGAACAAACGCCGGCCCCCAGGCAAACCATGCTTGTCCTGAGTCCACTTGCTGAGTCCAGCAACAACGATCACCGTCCCGCGTTCCGGGGCTGGTCTGCAACCAGTTTGTCCCGTCAGCCCTGAACGCTGCCCGCTCGGGCAGCGCCCAACTGGCTGAAAGTTTCTGACCGTTGGCCTGTTTCAGCTGGCTCCCATCCACAGTCACGGTCAACGTTTCGCCCGGCTTGACACCGGTGACTTTGAAATACCACCAGCAGGGCCAGCCAAACTGT contains:
- a CDS encoding M14-type cytosolic carboxypeptidase; amino-acid sequence: MQTAGTRLIGLILFLVWLASPVRAGELAVSTDFPGGSAEVVEIDQRGRSITVRPAGDPQFGWPCWWYFKVTGVKPGETLTVTVDGSQLKQANGQKLSASWALPERAAFRADGTNWLQTSPGTRDGDRCCWTQQVDSGQAWFAWGPAFVPADAQTLVDQLSREHEDVTAFELCKTRAGRSVPALVVSQTDANAEDRMVIWVQARQHAWESGGSWVGRGFIEWAVSDDPLAVALREKADIYYVPIMDIDNVATGNGGKNQVPHDHNRDWSETPRWNAVQAAMKSLKQFDDQNRLVMFVDLHNPGANSKQPFFYIAPPELNTNRRKALQDAFIAVCREEMQKPLRLDRSTPSTGPKYDKRWKEISSNWVRSATREHVVGITLETCWNTPHSNPRGYMTVGRQLGRGISRYLKQDPREPRDLN